A window of Amycolatopsis australiensis contains these coding sequences:
- a CDS encoding FixH family protein — protein MRRPSVLVAVVALVVAAGAAWLLWGGGGAKPTTQQAVSGPYTVQFSADEPRVGGNTFAVAVTGPAPDAVTVAPVMAQMGHALAPVPAGPDGPGRFRAADVGLPMAGQWEITVSLRGPGGPAQVVFPLLVK, from the coding sequence ATGAGACGCCCGAGCGTGCTGGTCGCCGTGGTCGCGCTGGTCGTCGCGGCCGGCGCCGCGTGGCTGCTGTGGGGTGGCGGCGGCGCGAAACCGACCACGCAGCAGGCGGTTTCCGGGCCCTACACCGTCCAGTTCTCCGCAGACGAGCCGCGGGTCGGCGGCAACACCTTCGCCGTCGCGGTGACCGGTCCCGCACCGGACGCCGTCACGGTCGCTCCCGTCATGGCGCAGATGGGGCACGCGCTCGCGCCGGTGCCCGCCGGCCCGGACGGGCCGGGCCGCTTCCGCGCCGCGGACGTCGGGCTGCCGATGGCCGGGCAGTGGGAGATCACCGTTTCGCTGCGCGGCCCCGGCGGACCCGCCCAGGTCGTCTTTCCGTTGCTGGTCAAGTAG
- a CDS encoding DUF397 domain-containing protein, with amino-acid sequence MADYPSFTDYDPNTAVTLFEEAAWEKSFASEPNGGNCVEVNLGREGLIGVRDTKLATSPVFVFDTAEWEAFLVAVKAGQFDLPA; translated from the coding sequence ATGGCGGATTATCCGTCGTTCACGGATTACGACCCGAACACGGCCGTGACCCTGTTCGAAGAGGCTGCCTGGGAGAAGTCGTTCGCCAGCGAGCCCAACGGGGGCAACTGCGTCGAGGTCAACCTGGGCCGCGAAGGCCTGATCGGCGTCCGGGACACCAAACTCGCGACCAGCCCCGTCTTCGTGTTCGACACCGCCGAATGGGAGGCGTTCCTGGTCGCCGTGAAGGCCGGCCAGTTCGACCTGCCCGCCTGA
- a CDS encoding class I SAM-dependent DNA methyltransferase, protein MTTAYDAVAAQYAEFVRDIWDDDPLDRAAWAAFADYVRGRGPVADLGCGPGHLTAHLRDLGVDAFGVDVSPAMIELARAAEPGLRFEVGSMAALDLPGASLAGILSWYSVIHTPPGQLPAYFAEFTRTLASGGHVLLGFFESGDAVSEFDHKVTTAYRWPLDTLAELASAAGLVEVGRVSREPVAGERPFRQGRLLLRKP, encoded by the coding sequence GTGACGACGGCCTACGACGCCGTCGCCGCCCAGTACGCGGAATTCGTCCGCGACATCTGGGACGACGACCCGCTGGACCGGGCCGCCTGGGCCGCGTTCGCGGACTACGTGCGTGGCCGCGGCCCGGTCGCCGACCTCGGCTGCGGACCCGGGCACCTGACGGCCCACCTGCGCGACCTCGGCGTGGACGCGTTCGGCGTCGACGTGTCGCCGGCGATGATCGAGCTGGCGCGCGCGGCCGAGCCCGGGCTGCGGTTCGAGGTCGGTTCCATGGCCGCGCTGGACCTGCCCGGCGCGTCGCTGGCCGGGATCCTGTCGTGGTACTCGGTGATCCACACGCCGCCCGGGCAGCTGCCGGCGTACTTCGCCGAGTTCACCCGGACGTTGGCGTCCGGCGGTCACGTTCTGTTGGGGTTCTTCGAGTCCGGCGACGCGGTCTCGGAGTTCGACCACAAGGTCACGACGGCCTACCGGTGGCCGCTGGACACACTCGCCGAGCTGGCGTCCGCCGCCGGGCTGGTCGAGGTCGGCCGGGTGTCCCGCGAGCCCGTCGCGGGCGAGCGCCCGTTCCGCCAAGGCCGCCTGCTGCTGCGAAAACCGTAG
- a CDS encoding SAM-dependent methyltransferase, with amino-acid sequence MTTQDPEAPEGVDLDRPNAARIYDWFLGGDANWAIDRQFGEQAVKAFPMIKTVARVGRDFLGRGVRYLARNGIDQFLDLGSGVPTVGNVHEVATAVNPDARCVYVDNEPVAVAHSQILLEKEGVAGRHAVLHGDLRDPADIWKRALDTGVLDPNRPIGLIMVGVLYFLGPDEPVAQTIQQYLSLLPSGSYFLSSHLTSDGMQAMADAESRESIIKQYNQSSTPIHLRSRAEFTTFFDGLELVEPGIVYLPEWHPEEMESKATKKLANDPAFVGHICGLGRKP; translated from the coding sequence ATGACCACGCAGGACCCCGAAGCCCCCGAAGGCGTCGACCTCGACCGGCCGAACGCCGCCCGGATCTACGACTGGTTCCTCGGCGGCGACGCCAACTGGGCCATCGACCGGCAGTTCGGCGAGCAGGCGGTCAAGGCGTTCCCGATGATCAAGACCGTCGCGCGGGTCGGCCGCGACTTCCTCGGCCGCGGCGTCCGGTACCTGGCGCGCAACGGGATCGACCAATTCCTCGACCTCGGCTCGGGCGTCCCGACCGTCGGCAACGTCCACGAGGTCGCGACGGCGGTGAACCCGGACGCCCGGTGCGTGTACGTCGACAACGAACCGGTCGCGGTCGCGCACTCGCAGATCCTGCTCGAAAAGGAGGGCGTCGCCGGACGGCACGCGGTGCTGCACGGCGACCTGCGCGACCCGGCCGACATCTGGAAGCGCGCGCTCGACACCGGCGTCCTCGACCCGAACCGCCCGATCGGCCTGATCATGGTCGGCGTCCTGTACTTCCTCGGCCCGGACGAGCCGGTGGCCCAGACCATCCAGCAGTACCTCTCGCTGCTGCCGTCCGGTTCGTACTTCCTGTCCTCGCACCTGACGAGCGACGGCATGCAGGCCATGGCCGACGCCGAAAGCCGCGAGTCGATCATCAAGCAGTACAACCAGTCGAGCACGCCGATCCACCTGCGCAGCCGGGCGGAGTTCACGACGTTCTTCGACGGGCTGGAGCTGGTCGAGCCGGGCATCGTCTACCTGCCGGAATGGCACCCGGAGGAGATGGAGTCCAAGGCCACGAAGAAGCTCGCGAACGACCCCGCGTTCGTCGGGCACATCTGCGGTCTCGGCCGCAAGCCGTGA
- a CDS encoding SAM-dependent methyltransferase produces the protein MDPDFLPDAVDLDRPNVARIYDWALGGTANWAVDRQYGEQAVQAFPLAKTLARSNRDFLGRAVRYCVSEGITQFLDLGSGIPTAGNVHEVADELAEDTRCVYVDNEPVAVVHGRILLDEEGDPERHAVLHADLRDAEEVWEAALATGVLDPDRPICLLTVAVLHFLPDVTGVREAIRDYRTLLAPGSAYVLSHATESGVEGEELEQIRRLVKLSERSSSPAVSRSLDEIAAFFGNFEVVEPGIVPVGQWRPEPGAATVPLASVVGGVGRKPGGSP, from the coding sequence GTGGACCCCGACTTCCTCCCCGACGCCGTCGACCTCGACCGGCCGAACGTGGCGAGGATCTACGACTGGGCGCTCGGCGGCACCGCGAACTGGGCCGTCGACCGGCAGTACGGCGAGCAGGCGGTGCAGGCGTTCCCGCTGGCGAAGACCCTCGCCCGCAGCAACCGCGACTTCCTCGGCCGGGCCGTGCGCTACTGCGTTTCCGAAGGCATCACGCAGTTCCTCGACCTCGGGTCCGGCATCCCGACCGCCGGCAACGTGCACGAGGTGGCCGACGAACTCGCCGAAGACACCCGCTGCGTGTACGTCGACAACGAGCCGGTGGCCGTCGTGCACGGCCGGATCCTGCTGGACGAGGAAGGCGACCCGGAGCGTCACGCCGTCCTGCACGCCGACCTGCGGGACGCCGAGGAAGTGTGGGAAGCCGCGCTGGCCACCGGCGTGCTCGACCCCGACCGGCCGATCTGCCTGCTCACCGTGGCCGTGCTGCACTTCCTGCCGGACGTCACCGGCGTGCGCGAGGCCATCCGTGACTACCGGACGCTGCTGGCGCCCGGGTCGGCGTACGTCCTTTCACACGCCACTGAGTCCGGCGTCGAAGGCGAGGAGCTGGAGCAGATCCGGCGGCTGGTGAAGCTGTCGGAGCGGTCCAGCTCGCCCGCGGTGTCGCGGTCGCTCGACGAGATCGCCGCGTTCTTCGGTAACTTCGAGGTGGTCGAGCCGGGAATCGTGCCTGTGGGACAGTGGCGTCCCGAGCCCGGCGCCGCCACGGTCCCCCTCGCGAGCGTGGTCGGCGGTGTCGGCCGCAAGCCTGGAGGAAGCCCATGA
- a CDS encoding helix-turn-helix domain-containing protein, whose translation MASTVTSRRKQLGNELRHARTAARMTQQQVAEVLGCTQGKVNKIESGAVGVKLGDVRSMLNAFGINGEEADTLMNLARAAAGQRGHWSGYRSVVPHWFRTFTDLEPAAAEILTWHGERIPGPLQSEHYMLKQFTEAGATDVTSLVRNRLDRKAVFEQQQPPYYRFIISEGALRRAPGGFAPAVMLDQVEHLLSLEKHPRVYVHVLPFGARLAAVPNDFTIMRFPDRTRDFVYIEHSAGGLYLDDVKDFNIFVDSWDRLRGAALERQETRQFLKELAESYRAQMQQIQ comes from the coding sequence ATGGCCAGCACCGTCACCTCGCGCCGGAAGCAGCTCGGCAACGAGCTCCGGCATGCCCGCACCGCGGCGCGGATGACACAGCAGCAGGTCGCCGAGGTCCTCGGCTGCACCCAGGGCAAGGTCAACAAGATCGAGTCCGGTGCCGTCGGGGTCAAGCTCGGGGATGTGCGATCGATGCTGAACGCGTTCGGGATCAACGGCGAAGAGGCCGACACGCTGATGAACCTGGCGCGCGCCGCCGCCGGGCAGCGCGGGCACTGGTCCGGCTACCGATCCGTGGTGCCGCACTGGTTCCGCACCTTCACCGACCTGGAGCCCGCGGCCGCGGAGATCCTCACCTGGCACGGTGAGCGCATCCCCGGCCCGCTGCAGTCCGAGCACTACATGCTCAAGCAGTTCACCGAGGCCGGCGCGACGGACGTGACGTCGCTGGTGCGCAACCGGCTCGACCGCAAGGCCGTGTTCGAGCAGCAGCAACCGCCGTACTACCGGTTCATCATCAGCGAAGGCGCGCTGCGCCGGGCCCCCGGCGGCTTCGCGCCCGCGGTGATGCTCGACCAGGTCGAGCACCTGCTCTCGCTCGAGAAGCACCCGCGGGTCTACGTGCACGTCCTGCCGTTCGGCGCGCGGCTGGCCGCGGTGCCCAACGACTTCACGATCATGCGGTTCCCGGACCGCACCCGGGACTTCGTCTACATCGAGCACTCGGCGGGCGGGCTGTACCTCGACGACGTCAAGGACTTCAACATCTTCGTCGACTCGTGGGACAGGCTGCGCGGCGCGGCGCTGGAGCGCCAGGAGACCCGGCAGTTCCTCAAGGAGCTGGCGGAGAGTTACCGCGCCCAGATGCAGCAGATCCAATAG